TTTGACTTAAAAAATCAAATCGCTGATTCACTTTCTGGCGGGGAAAAAAGAAGATTAGAATTTGCCAGAACGCTTTTAACAAATCCAAAATTTATTTTGCTTGATGAACCATTTGTAGGGATTGATCCAATAACTGTAAAAGATATACAAAAAATTATAAAATCTTTATCTAAAAAAAATCTTGGAGTTATAGTGACAGATCATAACGTTGACGAAATTGCTGAAGTCGTTGATATTTTATATGTTTTGCATAAAGGTAATGTTATAGCTTTTGGAGAACCAGAAACTGTTTTAAATAATAAACTTGTAATAGAAAATTACTTAGGTTGGTGAGTTTATGAATATAGCTGTTATAGGTTATTCCGGAGATCCAGAAAAAGAACCAATTAAAACTCTTCAAAACATTATATTTGAATTAGGTAAAATTATATCTAAAAATAATTGGACATTATTTAGCGGTGGCAGAGATGGAGTTATGGAATTAATTTCCAAATCTGTTAAGGAGCATGGAGGAAAAACTGTTGGAATATTACCGTGGGAAATTAATGGAAATGATTATCTTGATATTTCAATAAAAACAGGCCTTGACTTTTCTATGAGGTCTTATGTACTGGTTAAAAGCGTTGATATTGTTATTAGTATTGGTGGTGAAATTGGAACTGGTATAGAGATTTTAGGAGCATATGCAAATAGAAAACCTGTAATTTTATTAAGTGGTACTGGTGGATGGACTGATAGAATTCAAAAAATTCTTATTGATGGAAAATATCTTGATAATAGAAAATTGTCAGAAGTTTATATTGTTAATGATTTAAACAAATTGGAAGAACTATTAAAAAAATTACAGGAGGAATATTATGATTAGATTGAGATTTGCACCAAGCCCCACCGGGAATTTACATGTTGGTGGTGTTAGGACTGCTTTGTTTAACTGGCTTTTTGCCAAGAAAAATAACGGTAAATTTGTTTTAAGAATAGAAGATACAGATACTGAAAGATCAAAAAAAGAGTTTGAAGATAATATAATAGAAGCCCTAAAATGGTGTAACTTAAATTGGGATGAGGGCCCGGATATTAATGGAAATTATGGTCCGTATAGGCAGAGTGAAAGATTAGAATTATACAGAAAATATATTAATTTATTAATCGAAAAAAATATGGCATACTATGCTGTTTATAATAATAATAATGAAGAATTTTTTGTTTCAAATAGCTATCCGGAAAATTATAAAGAATATAGTATTGTTGTTAAGTTTAAAGTTGATAAAAAAGGTTATACTGAATTCAATGACTTATTGAAAGGTAATATAAAGTTCAGAAATGATTTATTAGATGATTTTATAATTTTGCGTTCTAATGGTATTCCTGTATATAATTTCACTGTTGTAATAGATGATCACTTTATGAATATTACCCATGTTATTAGAGGTGAGGACCATATTTCTAATACTCAAAAACAAATAATGTTATATAAAGCTTTTGGATGGAAAGTACCAGAATTTATGCATATTCCTTTGATTCTTGGTAATGATAAAAAACCCTTAAGTAAAAGGCATGGCGGTACTACTGTCGAATACTTCAGAAATGAAGGTATATTAAGTGATGCTTTAATGAATTATCTCGCTTTGTTAGGATGGACTGTAGAAGAAGAAATTTTTAATTTTAAAGATAAAGTTTCATTATTTACTCCACAAAAAATTTCAAATAAAGGTGTAGTATTTGATTATGAAAAGTTGGAATGGATGTGCGGAAAACATTTGCGAATGAAAAAAATTGAAAGTCTATACTTTGAATTTATTGAATGGTTAGATTATCAAAAAGATTTTTCTTTAAAGAATAAAATCGAAGAAGATAAAGAATATTCTTTAAATGTTTTATCGATTTGTAGGGAGAAAGTTAATACTTTAAAACAGTTAAAGGATTTTTCATATAATTTCTTTATCGATGATTTTTATTATGAAGATAAGTTTCTCGATAAGTTTTTAAAAAAAGATTGGGCAATTGATTTAATAAAAATATCACAGAAAAAATTTGAAAATTTAGAAGATTATACAGTTGAAAATGTTGAAAATGTTATCAGAAATATTGCAGATTTAAAAATAACTTCTAAAAAGAATACATTTCAAACTATACGAGGCATTGTTTTAGGAAAGTTAGTCACACCAGGCTTATTTGAATCTATAGCAATTTTAGGTAAAGAAAAAACTTTATCGCGTTTTAAAAAAGCAGAGGTGTTTATATATGAACATTTTAGAAAATAAAAATATTATTTTAGGTGTTAGTAGCGGAATTGCGATTTATAAAGCTGTAGATTTATCTTCTAAATTGAGAAAATCAAACGCTAATCTAAGCGTTGTTTTAACAGAAAATGCAAAAAAATTAGTATCTCCTGTTGTTTTTTCAGCTGTTGGAAACTGTCCCGTTTATACAGATTTGAATGATGTAAATAATGGCTGGATACCTCATACTCAACTTTCAATGAATGCTGATGCATTAATCATTGCTCCAGCTACTGCTAATATAATAGCTAAAATTGCCAATGGTTTTGCAGATGATCTTTTATCTTTGATAGCTCTGGCTTTTAGAAAAAAAGCTAAAATACTTGTTCCAACAATGAATACAAGAATGTATGAATCCCCAGCATTAAAAAGAAATTTAGAAACTTTAAAAAACGATGGATGGTTGATTGTTGAACCAGAAGTTGGACATCTGGCCTGTGGAGAAATTGGAAAAGGGAGATATCCGGAAAATAATATGATATTAGAATTTTTAGAATATTCATTAACAAAAAAAGATATGAATGGAAAAAATGTATTAATAACTGCCGGACCAACAATTGAACCTATAGACCCTGTTCGAAATATTACCAACAAATCCAGCGGGAAAATGGGATATGAGTTAGCAAGAGCTTTTTCATATAGAGGTGCTGAAGTTACATTAATTTCTGGTCCAACACATATTAAACCACCATATATATTGAAAAAACTTATTAAAGTAAATACAGCTTTTGAAATGAAAAATGAAGTTATGAAATTGTATAAAGATTTTGATATTATTATCATGGCAGCAGCAGTTTCTG
The sequence above is drawn from the Marinitoga sp. 1197 genome and encodes:
- a CDS encoding TIGR00725 family protein; its protein translation is MNIAVIGYSGDPEKEPIKTLQNIIFELGKIISKNNWTLFSGGRDGVMELISKSVKEHGGKTVGILPWEINGNDYLDISIKTGLDFSMRSYVLVKSVDIVISIGGEIGTGIEILGAYANRKPVILLSGTGGWTDRIQKILIDGKYLDNRKLSEVYIVNDLNKLEELLKKLQEEYYD
- the gltX gene encoding glutamate--tRNA ligase, producing the protein MIRLRFAPSPTGNLHVGGVRTALFNWLFAKKNNGKFVLRIEDTDTERSKKEFEDNIIEALKWCNLNWDEGPDINGNYGPYRQSERLELYRKYINLLIEKNMAYYAVYNNNNEEFFVSNSYPENYKEYSIVVKFKVDKKGYTEFNDLLKGNIKFRNDLLDDFIILRSNGIPVYNFTVVIDDHFMNITHVIRGEDHISNTQKQIMLYKAFGWKVPEFMHIPLILGNDKKPLSKRHGGTTVEYFRNEGILSDALMNYLALLGWTVEEEIFNFKDKVSLFTPQKISNKGVVFDYEKLEWMCGKHLRMKKIESLYFEFIEWLDYQKDFSLKNKIEEDKEYSLNVLSICREKVNTLKQLKDFSYNFFIDDFYYEDKFLDKFLKKDWAIDLIKISQKKFENLEDYTVENVENVIRNIADLKITSKKNTFQTIRGIVLGKLVTPGLFESIAILGKEKTLSRFKKAEVFIYEHFRK
- the coaBC gene encoding bifunctional phosphopantothenoylcysteine decarboxylase/phosphopantothenate--cysteine ligase CoaBC; translation: MNILENKNIILGVSSGIAIYKAVDLSSKLRKSNANLSVVLTENAKKLVSPVVFSAVGNCPVYTDLNDVNNGWIPHTQLSMNADALIIAPATANIIAKIANGFADDLLSLIALAFRKKAKILVPTMNTRMYESPALKRNLETLKNDGWLIVEPEVGHLACGEIGKGRYPENNMILEFLEYSLTKKDMNGKNVLITAGPTIEPIDPVRNITNKSSGKMGYELARAFSYRGAEVTLISGPTHIKPPYILKKLIKVNTAFEMKNEVMKLYKDFDIIIMAAAVSDFKVINYSKEKIKKDLSNFSLELIKNPDILKELGKIKNKNQFLVGFAAESNNLIDYAKKKLIEKNCDLIVANDISKKEIGFDSELNEIYIINKMGDVTHVEKNSKKYIAFRIIDYISDNYNGKS